From the genome of Bacteroidia bacterium:
TGTTTTGTACCCAATCAATCCTCTTCCAACGGTATTACTTTGTTTGTAAGGGCTCCACTGAATAGTATGATAATCTCCATAAAAATCAACAACTATTTTATCATTGAAAAATTTCGCAAAAAGATCCCCATAATACCTTTTGTAAGGTGTGTAGCTCGACAAAGCACTATTATCTGGTTTTGCACCGCTATTATTCCCCACCATTATGTTATATCCTACACAGGCTTTCTCGGCGCCATTTTCGTCGTTTGTCTTCCAAATTTTTCCGCCCAATTTTGCCCCCACATCGTTGGAACCAGTAATTCCTCTCATATCTAAAATCGTTCTTTCGATGGCACGATATCCCCAAAAAGGTTCTTCCATAAAAGCGAAAGATGGAGTTACAACAGCGCCTATCGAGAGGTTGGAGCCTGGAAAAATATTATCCCATTCCATGTTCCCAAATTTCAAGTAAAAGGAGCGAGAGTTAGTTTGATCAATATTAACGCCTCCGATGCTGCCATCGTAAAGATCCTCGTGAGCCAATACCATGTGTACAGAAAATTGTTTATTGAAAAAATAATCGTACCCGAGATATACCCTTTGGAAGGAAAAGGCATTCGCTCCTTGCGGAACTTGAGAATACTGAGTAGATCCCCGTTTGGCAGAATCGGCATGTGTTTTTGTGTAATCACTTCCGAACATAAATCCCCAAATGTGCCCACGTGTAGAATCTTTTGATTCATGCGGACTTGTTGTGCTGGGATAGGGTTTACTATCACCAAATTGTGCATTTGCAATTCCTCTTCCTAATAAGAAAGCGCACATCGTTGCAAAAAATAATTTTGTTTTCATCGTCTTATTTGTTTAGTTATATTTGTTTTAGTTGTTTGGTTCGTTTATTTTTCGTTACAAAGCAAGAGTTTAATTGTTATTGAATTATTTACGCAATGTTAAATTTGTATTATCAAAAAAGGTATTTCAAAAATTATTTTTTCAACTACTTCAGTTTATCTCAATTAATTTATGTCTCTTTTCTTCGGCTCAAAAGTAGGAGCCACCATTCTGTAAAAAAATGATTTGTATCATAGTTCGAATTGTGCTTATTCGAATAAAGAATGGCTTGGCATTGGCGTGAGTTTATTTTGTAGCAACTATTCATTTTTACGTTTAAAACCCATTCAAAAAATTATTTTTTCAAACGCCTTTTCAGGCGATGCTTTAAGAGGCTCAAATTCTTGCTACATTTGCAAAAAAATAAGCTGTGGAAGAAAATATAAATGAGTTTCAGATGCTTGCCAAAACTGCTTTCGGAATGGAAGAAATTTTGGCAGCCGAATTGTTGAAATTAGGTGCCAGAAATATTGAGCAACGCAACCGCGCCGTTAGTTTTACAGGCGACAAAGGTTTTATGTACAAAGCCAATTTGTGTTTGCGCACCGCCTTACGAATTTTAAAACCCATCACTCATTTTGAGGTTTCGGATGAAAATGATTTCTACGAAAAAATTCAAAAAATAAATTGGGAAAAATATTTAGAACCTCAAGAAACCTTGGCGGTGGATACGGCGCTCAACACTGATTTATTCAACCATTCGCAATACATTTCTCAAAAAACAAAAGATGCCATTGTAGATAAATACCGCGAAAAATATGGCGTTCGTCCGGATGTAGATTTAGACAATCCGACGCTTCGCATCAACATTCATATTTTTCAAACTACCTGCACGGTTTCTTTGGATAGTTCTGGCGATGCGCTTTATAAAAGAGGTTATCGCGAAAACATAAATTTAGCGCCACTCAACGAAGTATTGGCGGCAGCGATGGTGATACTCAGTGGCTGGAATAAACATTCCGTTTTGGTTGATCCCATGTGCGGCTCCGGAACTATTTTGATAGAAGCCGCGATGTACGCGAATAATATTCCGCCAGGTTGCTTTCGCGAACAATTTGGTTTTGAAAAATGGAAAGATTTTGATGCTGATTTGTGGCAAGTAATTTACGATGCCGCAATTGATAAAATCGACAGTTTAAATCCGGAAATAAGAGGCTGTGATATTTCGCCAAACATCATAAAAAAAGCGAAAAAAAATATTAAAACAGCAAAAGTGGACGACGTAGTTTCGGTACAACATTGTTCTTTTCAAGATTTCGAACCACCTGCTGCCAAAGGCGTTGTGATTTTCAATCCGCCTTACGGCGAACGAATGGTGAAAGATAATATTGAAGAATTGTACAAAGAAATCGGAAGTACGATGAAAAAAAAATACAGCGGTTACGATGTCTGGATTATCAGTTCAAATATAGAAGCCATCCATGCAATTGGTTTGCGTCCGTCGCGAAAAATCACCTTGTTTAACGGTGCCTTGGAATGTAAATTTTTGAAATACGAAATGTATCAAGGCACAAAAAAAATTCATAAATTGGTAAAAGAAGATTGATTTTATCTTTCAAAAAAATAATTTTTCGATGAAGAAAATAGCCGTGTTTACTTCAGGAGGCGATGCACCGGGAATGAACGCTTGTATTAGAGCCGTAGTACGAACTGCAGCACATCATCAATTGGAAATTTCGGGAATTATGCACGGGTACGAAGGTATGATGAACGGAGAATTTATTCCACTTCCGCCGAAATCCGTTGCCAATATTATTCAGCGCGGTGGCACTGTTTTAAAAACATCCCGCAGCGAAAAATTTCACTCAAAAGAAGGCAGAGAAAAAGCATTTGAACACATCCAGAAAAATAAAATTGATGCGCTAATAGCGATTGGTGGAGATGGAACTTTCCGCGCTGCATCCGTATTTGAAAGTGAATTCAACATTCCGATTATCGGCATTCCGGGAACAATTGATAACGATTTAATTGGCACCGATTATACGATTGGCTACGACACCGCCATCAATACAGTGATTGACGCCTTGGATAAAATTCGCGATACCGCAGAATCGCACGAGCGTTTATTTATTGTAGAGGTAATGGGTCGCGATGCCGGCTTAATTGCGCTTCGAACGGGCATTGCGTCGGGCGCGATGGACATTTTAATTCCAGAAATAAAAACCGACCACACACAATTAATTCACAAATTAAAAAACGGAAGGAAAGATAAAACATCGAAAATTATTATTGTAGCAGAAGGCGATGAGGCAGGCGGAGCCATCGAAACAGGAAAAAAAATAAAATTAGCATTGCCGCATTACGATGTGCGCATTACTGTTTTAGGTCACATTCAGCGCGGCGGAAATCCGAGTTGTATGGACAGAGTACTTGCCAGCCGACTTGGTTTTGCTGCCGTTGAAGCCTTAATACAAAAAAAACACGGCGTGATGGTAGGCAGTAAAAGCAATGAAATTATTTTCACTCCTTTTGAAAATGCAGTGAAACACATTTCGCAATTAAATCCGGAATGGCTGAAAATGATGGAGATTTTATCCGCTTGAAAAAATAATTTTCAGAGAATTAATAATACAAAACGCCTTCAGAAAATTAATTTTCTGAAGGCGTTTTGTAACGATGTGAATTACTTCGCTTTTTTTGCAGTTTTCACTTTTTTCTCTGTTTTTGCTTTTTTAGCTTTCACAGGTTTTTCTTTTTTCTCTGCTTTTTTCTCTGCTTTTTTCACTTCTTTTTTGTTTGCAGTTTGAGCAGTTTGAGCTTTTACTGATTTTTTAATTGTTTTGCTTCCTGTTGCGGCAAACACAGATGCTGAAAATATTACGGCAGCTGCTAATAACATGATTTTTTTCATTTTGTTTTGGTTTTAAGGTTTAAATTATTTTTTGATTTCTGAAGGGATACATGCAAGCCTCGTGCCACAATTTTTTCACAACTAAAAATTAACGAATTTTAACAAATTACTCCTGTTTCGTTTAGGTAAAATTTTAAGATGTTGATTAAGATTCAGTTGCGCATTATTTCGTAATTTTGTAAAAAACACATTATGAAAAAAACGCGCATTGCCATCAACGGTTTCGGAAGAATAGGAAGAGTTCTATTTCGTGTCCTTCAGAAAAGACAAAATATAGAAATCATTGCCATCAATGATCTGAGCGATGCAAAAACACTCGCGCATTTATTGAAATACGATTCCATTCACGGCGTGTACCAAGGAACTGTTATTGCAGAAGAAAGTCATTTTATTGTTGATGGAAAAAAAATAATTATTCTGTCTGAAAAAAATCCTGAACAATTACCTTGGAAATCAATGGACATAGATATTGTCATCGAATCCACTGGGTTTTTCTTAGACAAACAAAGCGCTGAAAAGCACTTATTGGCTGGTGCTAAAAAAGTAATTCTTTCTGCGCCACCAAAAGCCGACGACATCAAAACCATCGTTATTGGAATAAATGATGAATTGCTTAAAAAAGAAGATGTCATTATTTCGAATGCTTCGTGCACCACTAATTGCGCGGCTCCCATGATAAAATTATTGGATGAAAATTGGGAAATTGAAGACGCTTACATTACCACCGTTCATTCCTATACTGGCGATCAACGCTTGCACGATGCGCCTCACAAAGATTTGCGAAGAGCAAGAGCAGCGGCGGTTTCCATCGTTCCTACTTCTACTGGCGCAGCAAAAGCAATCACTAAAATCTTCCCGCATTTACATGGAAAAATAGGTGGTTGCGGTATTCGAGTTCCCGTTCCGGACGGATCTTTGACGGACATTACGTGTACGTTGAGAAAAAAGGCAAGCGTGGAAGAAATCAATGCTATTTTTAAAAAAGCAGCGGAAACTAACTTGAGAAATATTCTTCAATATACACTTGATCCTATTGTTTCCATTGATATTGTAGGAAATCCGTATTCCTGTATTTTTGATGCTGATTTAACTTCTGTACTTGGCGGAATGATAAAAGTAATTGGCTGGTACGACAATGAATCAGGGTATTCCAACCGTTTAGCGGATTTAATCGAAAAGATGAGTCTCTAAATCAACTTCTCGCTGTTGATAAGATTCCGACAAACACAACAACAGCTTTCTCATTATAAATAATTTTAGAGATTATCTATTTCTAATTTTCGTGATGAGAAAAAATATTTTTTCAACCTGTGTTTTTATTGCCTTTATTATTTGCAGTCAATTAGTAAATGCTGCTTCTGATACTCTAAAATTAAAAACACAAGCTCCGCCTTTCCTTTCTACCAATACAACTTGGGTAGATTCCGTTTTTAATTCGCTTACGCCAGATGAACGTCTTGGACAATTATTTATGGTGGCTGCGTATTCCAATCTCGATAAAAAAGAGCATAAGAAAAACAAAGAGGAACTCGAAAAATTAATTCGTGATTATAAAATTGGCGGATTGATTTTTTTTCAAGGTGGTCCCGCAAGGCAAGCTATACTTGAAAATGAATATCAAAGCATTTCAAAAACGCCTTTATTAATCGCCATGGATGCAGAATGGGGATTGGCAATGCGCCTCGACAGCACCGTAAAATTTCCACATCAAATGACACTTGGCGCGATTGAAAATGATTCCTTGATTTATGACATGGGTCGCTCAATTGCCTTGCAATGCAAGCGTTTGGGCGTACAATTGGATTTTGCTCCTGTGATTGACATCAACAGTAATCCACTAAATCCAATTATCGGTACGCGTTCTTTTGGCGAAAATAAATTTAAAGTAGCACAAAAGGGATTGGCTTATATGAGCGGTTTGCAGGACGAACACGTGATTTCTACCGCAAAACATTTTCCCGGTCATGGAGATACGGATGCCGATTCTCACAAAACATTACCTGTTGTAAATCATTCCGTTGAGCGCCTTGATACACTTGAGTTATATCCTTTCCGACAACTTTTTTCGCATGGTATTAGCAGCACAATGGTAGCACATTTATACATTCCTGCACTTGATTCTACGCCCAATACCGCTTCTACCTTATCTCCAAGAGTGGTGAATGGTTTGTTGAAAACGAAAATGGATTTTAAGGGTTTAGTGTTTACAGATGCTTTAAATATGAAGGGCGTAAGTAAATTTTACAAACCCGGAATTGTAGATGTGAAAGCATTACTTGCAGGAAATGACGTATTGCTTTTTTCGGAAGATGTACCAAAAGCAATGGAGGAAATTAAAAATGCAATTGCCGATAGTGAGATTACACAAGCAGATATTGATGCACGCTGCAAAAAAATTCTGATGGCAAAATCCTGGGCAGGATTAAATCAGTATAAACCTGTTGATTTGAAAGGGTTATACGAAGATTTGAATCCAATAAGCGCTGATTTATTGAATCGAAAAATCACAGAACAATCACTCACTTTACTTCAAAACAAAAATAATTTTATTCCTCTAAAAAGGCTGGATACATTAAACATTGCGACGATTTCTGTCGGAGATACAAGCACTACTATTTTTCAAGAAACAATTACAAAATATGCTCCTTCAAAAAATATTTTTTTGAAAATAAATGGCGATTCTCTTTTTTATGATTCCATCGAAAAGGCTTTAAAACCTTACAATATCATTGTTGTAGCATTGGATAATCCAAGTTCTAATCCGGCAATTAATTTCGGACTTTCTATTCCATCCATAAAATTTTTAGACAAATTATTATTAACGAAAAAAATAATTTTCGATTGTTTTTCCACACCGTATGTACTTTCTAAATTTAACAATATCGAGCAATCGCTTGCAGTTATTGAATCTTACGAAGACAATGAATACACTCAAAATTATTCTGCGCAACTTATCTTTGGAGGAATGACTGCTCAAGGAAAATTACCTGTTACCGCAGCGCCTTTGTTTCCAATTGGAAGCGGAATC
Proteins encoded in this window:
- a CDS encoding class I SAM-dependent RNA methyltransferase, with the protein product MEENINEFQMLAKTAFGMEEILAAELLKLGARNIEQRNRAVSFTGDKGFMYKANLCLRTALRILKPITHFEVSDENDFYEKIQKINWEKYLEPQETLAVDTALNTDLFNHSQYISQKTKDAIVDKYREKYGVRPDVDLDNPTLRINIHIFQTTCTVSLDSSGDALYKRGYRENINLAPLNEVLAAAMVILSGWNKHSVLVDPMCGSGTILIEAAMYANNIPPGCFREQFGFEKWKDFDADLWQVIYDAAIDKIDSLNPEIRGCDISPNIIKKAKKNIKTAKVDDVVSVQHCSFQDFEPPAAKGVVIFNPPYGERMVKDNIEELYKEIGSTMKKKYSGYDVWIISSNIEAIHAIGLRPSRKITLFNGALECKFLKYEMYQGTKKIHKLVKED
- a CDS encoding glycoside hydrolase family 3 N-terminal domain-containing protein; amino-acid sequence: MRKNIFSTCVFIAFIICSQLVNAASDTLKLKTQAPPFLSTNTTWVDSVFNSLTPDERLGQLFMVAAYSNLDKKEHKKNKEELEKLIRDYKIGGLIFFQGGPARQAILENEYQSISKTPLLIAMDAEWGLAMRLDSTVKFPHQMTLGAIENDSLIYDMGRSIALQCKRLGVQLDFAPVIDINSNPLNPIIGTRSFGENKFKVAQKGLAYMSGLQDEHVISTAKHFPGHGDTDADSHKTLPVVNHSVERLDTLELYPFRQLFSHGISSTMVAHLYIPALDSTPNTASTLSPRVVNGLLKTKMDFKGLVFTDALNMKGVSKFYKPGIVDVKALLAGNDVLLFSEDVPKAMEEIKNAIADSEITQADIDARCKKILMAKSWAGLNQYKPVDLKGLYEDLNPISADLLNRKITEQSLTLLQNKNNFIPLKRLDTLNIATISVGDTSTTIFQETITKYAPSKNIFLKINGDSLFYDSIEKALKPYNIIVVALDNPSSNPAINFGLSIPSIKFLDKLLLTKKIIFDCFSTPYVLSKFNNIEQSLAVIESYEDNEYTQNYSAQLIFGGMTAQGKLPVTAAPLFPIGSGIRTTDKIRFAYVSPEEIGVSEKKLSVIDSLANEGIKEHAYPGCVVFAAKNGNVFYQKAFGYQTYDKKIPTRTNDIYDLASLTKILATTPSIMRLSEENKIKINAPLSLYLPILKKSNKKKMLINDVMAHQAGLQAWIPFYKNTMKDGIYFPWIYDSVETPAFPIRVAEHLYISKAYHDSILRQIIQSKVSKKKEYLYSDLGFYLLKEIIEKQTKTTLDNYVFQNFYNPLGLTTMGYLPRKRFDLKRIPPTENDTYFRKQLLHGDVQDQGAAMMGGVSGHAGLFSDANDVAIMMQMYLQKGTYGGERYFDSTTVSNFTACQFSANGNRRGLGFDKPEMNHSKESPACDSASTNSFGHSGYTGTFTWADPDNGIVYVFLSNRVNPNASENKLAELNIRTKIQQAIYDAFKK
- the pfkA gene encoding 6-phosphofructokinase, producing the protein MKKIAVFTSGGDAPGMNACIRAVVRTAAHHQLEISGIMHGYEGMMNGEFIPLPPKSVANIIQRGGTVLKTSRSEKFHSKEGREKAFEHIQKNKIDALIAIGGDGTFRAASVFESEFNIPIIGIPGTIDNDLIGTDYTIGYDTAINTVIDALDKIRDTAESHERLFIVEVMGRDAGLIALRTGIASGAMDILIPEIKTDHTQLIHKLKNGRKDKTSKIIIVAEGDEAGGAIETGKKIKLALPHYDVRITVLGHIQRGGNPSCMDRVLASRLGFAAVEALIQKKHGVMVGSKSNEIIFTPFENAVKHISQLNPEWLKMMEILSA
- the gap gene encoding type I glyceraldehyde-3-phosphate dehydrogenase; this encodes MKKTRIAINGFGRIGRVLFRVLQKRQNIEIIAINDLSDAKTLAHLLKYDSIHGVYQGTVIAEESHFIVDGKKIIILSEKNPEQLPWKSMDIDIVIESTGFFLDKQSAEKHLLAGAKKVILSAPPKADDIKTIVIGINDELLKKEDVIISNASCTTNCAAPMIKLLDENWEIEDAYITTVHSYTGDQRLHDAPHKDLRRARAAAVSIVPTSTGAAKAITKIFPHLHGKIGGCGIRVPVPDGSLTDITCTLRKKASVEEINAIFKKAAETNLRNILQYTLDPIVSIDIVGNPYSCIFDADLTSVLGGMIKVIGWYDNESGYSNRLADLIEKMSL